aataataataataaaactaataataataataataataataattaatgcaTTCAAGTTCACTCACTCAGCCTGAGGCAAAGTTTCAGTGTCACACTTTAATGtcaaaaaccaaacatgcacGACCGACATTCGGAACAACCACTGGACTGAAAGTGAGcttgtgaatgaaaaaaaaaggaaaagtaccGAGGATGACATGCGAAGACTTCTGCCACGATCACCTGGTGAAGGGGCGCAGACAGAACGCAAACACACCCAGGTCCTCCACGCCCAGTCAGGCAGTCAGGCAGCGGCAGACGCCGCAGGAGGCAGCTTGTATccagtcactgctgctgtgcgTGTCGGCTCAAGaatcagacagaggagggaagcgCACAGCTCCTCGTCGCTCTTTGGCTGTGCGTCTTTTCGTACACATAGCCCGCTCGCTCGTGCGTAAAACTTGGATCAGACGCTTGGATACGTGTCGCCATGGGAGGGAGACGCAGAGGAACACCTGAGAACGATGAGGATTACTCCTTCGTCAGTGCCGTCGTGAAGTATCTGCTGttcctgtttaattttttattctgggtgagtgagtgagtgaatacTCTCTGACGCGTGTTTGGATGATGGGTGATCGGGATCACGGTGTGGCTCACTTTATGTACTGTTCTCTGTGCGTTTGCAGGTTAATCATTTGTGTTTCTCGGCAAGCCAGACGCACTCTCTGCTTCTTACGCTGAGGattatttcaacaacaaatgaaCTTTCAAGTTATGATTCATTCGTTCCAACAGCCATCCTGTGTTTCCTGCTTATGTGTATAGGAAGTGTGAGATCTAGGTTCAAGTCAAACACTGTTGGTTTCACAGACAGTGAAAGGTGTGTAGGCAAGAGAGAAGTGGAAGTTCACATagctttctctctcacacacacacacacacacacacacaaacacacatacacacgcacacacacacacacacacaaacacatgcacacacactgagtaaACAGACCTGCTGTGGACTAGTTCTCTTCATGACATACTTTGCTGCCATGGAACACAAACCCCTTCGTTCATATGCATATCCCTGTGACAAGTTCATTCAGGAGTTAATTTCACATTaagtgatgttttatttttccatttcaatcaAGTTTTGGAGGAACGCTTGTGTTAACTATATACCTTCTGATTTTGTCTCACCCTGTAGGACGTCACTGGTTGAACGACTTTCGGCTTTTAACAGTAAAGGGGAGTTGAAATGAACAGCAGAGCTCAGCAGTGGGCCTGTAAACAAAGCAAAGTTCACATCAGTGGGTTTCAGCGTCAGGTGCCAGTAACATAAGGAGATTTCTCGCAGCAGATCCGCTCCTGCGGATTTAAAACCTCCCGAGGTTTAGCTCAGTGTGAGTGAGACTTGCTTGTTTCTGACCGAGCGAAAAAGGCAGTAGAAGAAGACAAGACCATGCCTAAACAGTTAATCTTAAAGTCTGCACAGCTTTTCTTCAGCCGTTTGTTTCTATATCTTCAGCCGCATGTGTGAAACCACCCAGTGTGAGTCTGTCGGCCATGTTCAGCCTGAGCTGTCATGTACCAAGGATGAGGCTGATGTGTAAAAACTTGAAGCTCTCCACTGTGGaatgtgttgttgtcatttctGTTGCCTCCGGCTACGTTGAGCTCGGTGGAGGACCAGTAATTAACTGCTCGTCTGTTCTTCTCTTGTCTCGGTGTTCTGTGTTCTCGGGAAGTCCAGCTTTAGTCACACCATTTGTCATCAGCAAACGATCTTCAATCAAATAATGGAATCAGTTTCATTGCCAAAGCAACACGGGGTTTAGCCCCAGTTTTAAACGACGAGCTTCCAGCTGCTCACATTTCCAGACACAGCCACAACCTCAAAAAAAGAAGCCCCCGGTTCGAGTCAAGTGAAGCTGAGAAACGAAACCTCCACGAACGCAGGCAGGCAAACCGAGCTTTTCCCCACAAGGCctgaggagctgcagtgtcCGTGTGGTAACTGGATCCATGTCATTCAGGGTGGGAAGAGTATTTGTGAGGGCTCCCTATTATTCTACTGAGCCCAGGAGAGGAGCGCTCCGTGAAAGGgtctttattttacttttttcaggGAAGGGGACAGATTGCCGACAGGTCGCTACAGTCCAATGGAAGCAGAGTGGATGGCAGAATCTCCCCACCTTCCCTCCTGACACTTAAAGGAGAACGTTGTGGTCTTCAAGTTTAACGCTGAACTCACTCAGTAGTAGCTGtagtttatctttttttttccggtccAGCCTTGTCTGtgacacactgtactgtacctcctCCACATCCTAATGTTATCATGATGAAGTGTTCTGGTGGATGGCGCCACTCCCTTGACAAGTACGAACATAGAAACGGCTCTTCatcctctgtgctgtgtgtgtgtgtgtgtgtgtgtgtgtgtgtgtgtgtgtgtgtgtgtgtgtgtgtgtgtgtgtgtgtgtgtgtgtgtgtgtgtgtgtgtgtgtgtgcatgtgtttctccATTTAGGATGCTCCTTTTATAATGTTTTGAAATGCAAGTGTAAATACATGTGGAGAAATCTCATTCTATATGTCATGTTCTCCTCAGATTATCGCCCTGGTGATGGTGTCAATCGGCGTGTACGCCCGCATGATGAAACATGCAGGTAAATGATCCTCCGTGGACGGGGCACGCGTTCTCTCTCCATGAGTAGTGAGGGAGTATCGAGTGTCAAATCTGTGTTGGTCAAGATTTCttcaagtgaaaatgaaaatactacaaagggaagaaaaaagtgttGTGTGATGTAAATGTTCCCCTGCATCTGTTGGAAAGTCTGAAATCTGTCGTCAGCAGAAAAGACAGACTCAAACCgctgtttttcctctcaacCTCAGAGGCCGCACTGGCCTGTCTGGCAGTGGACCCCGCGATAATGCTCATGGTCGTGGGGGTCCTCATGTTCATCATCACCTTCTGTGGCTGCGTGGGCTCCCTGCGAGAGAACATCTGCCTGCTGCAGACGGTAAGTCTTCAGCTGCTGGGCCGCCGGACTGTAGAACCACTAACAGTGTAGAAAGACCTGCAGTGTGGGTGAGGGGTCCGCAGAGGTCCCACAGGGTCCACATGCCCTGGGAGCCCCCAGATCTTGGCATCGGCGTAGCTCAATAAAAACAGAAGCATACACACATTGTTTTACTATGTTGTATAAAGAATTTTACTCCACTTGCTTTCTTTTGATTGTAAGTTCGGGGAGTTAATAAGCATCAGCTGAGTTTGCATGGTGACACAGGCTCTCGTGGAATCTGTCCTCCGAGGAATCAACACTGAACAGATTAATATTAACCCAGCGCTCTCTGTTCCCTCCCAGTTCTGTGTCTCCCTGACGGTGATCTTCCTGCTCCAGCTCGTCGCCGGAATCCTGGGCTTCGTCTTCTCGGACACGGTAATGAAACAATGAGGCAGCAGGCGTAAATGCATCTGCTAGAAAATACTTACACATTTACAACTCGTTTAAAACTTTTATAATATAATACCTATGTGGACCATAAAGACATCGTTGATTATATTGAGAAATACTGTACTTGCTGCTGAAACGACTTTTTTCCATACTCGTCCAAGGCACGGGGTAAAGTGACTGAGATGATCAACAATGCCATCGTCCACTACAGAGACGACATTGATCTGCAAAACCTCATTGATTTTGGTCAGATGGAGGTAAAGACTTAATGCCATACATATTACAAGGCATcgtctgtttttattataaataccAGGGAAATAGGAGCCATAACAAGGTTTTTGTAGCTGtttacacagacaaactgacccGTCTCCTAATCTTCTCCATCTTGAACATTCGTGTGTCTCCTCAGTTTGGCTGCTGTGGCGGCGTGACGTACACTGACTGGTCCCAGAACATGTACTTCAACTGCAAGGAGGACAACCCCAGCAGGGAACGCTGTTCCGTCCCCTTCTCCTGTTGCATCATATCCAAAGACAAGGTCCTCTTCCTGACAGACTCCGCCGAGAAACgatttctgttgtgttttgtcttgtgttttaatctgcgtttgtctgtttgtgcagGAAGTCATCAACACCATGTGCGGCCAGGGCGTGCAGGATTTAGAGTACCTCAAGGCTGGAGAACACATCTACACCAATGGCTGCATCGACAAATTAGTCAATTGGATTCACAGCAACATGTTCCTCCTGGGAGGCATTGCACTGGGATTGGCCATACCACAGGTAACGTACGCCCGCGCAGTACAGACACCCGGTGGGACGGGGGGGTGTCCAGCTGGTGAGCTCTCCGTCTGTGTTCTCTCCTCCGCAGCTGGTTGGGATCCTCCTGTCTCAGATCCTCATCAACCAGATCAAAGACCAGATCGAGCTGCAGAACTACAACCTCAAACACCGCTCGGACCCTTGGAGCTGACGCAGACCCGGCCAGACCAGATTCTGATGCGCGACACCGTTAACGCGGTGATACAAGCGGCTGCGGGAAGACGGGTACTAACTCTTTATGCCATttctttggaaagaaaaaacgtCTGTCGGCCTGGAGAAAGGAAGCTGGTACTAGTACTCTGTCGCCACCCACTGGACACAGACCACACTTGCATttaccaaacatttttttttacagtagtttGAGTAGTAATTCTCAAACAGGGGCAGAGGTGGTGTTTGTGCTGAGGGTCGTGTTCTTACAGGATTCATTTGACCTTTAGTCATCAACTGCTCTCGCTTTAATCTGCAAAGCATTTTtattgttcccttttttttttctttttttgagatgCCAAACCGGAGTGGGATCTAGAAGGGTTTTTCTGAGATGTATTATTTTGCAAACTCTTTGAAAATGATGAGCATGCATGTCAGATGTCATGTCTCCTCCAGGCTCAGCAATGCTGCTCATTGTTGCGTCCACCTGTGAGGTGATTTCTGACATTTGCTGGAATATGTATCCcacaatgtgcttttttttaaaaaaaacttccagaTGAAATACCTGTGTAAATAGAAAGGTCAGCATACTTGATACACGAGAGAAGATGAAGCATGAACAATGAAGCTGTATTTGCCTCTAGATCCCAGAAATGCCTCATACCCCCTGTTGTAGTATAATAAActttttgttcatcttttacATAATGATTTTGATACGTTTCGTTTTTTAACAAGGTCTGCAAACGTCCGTTAACCCCGGTGGTTTGACGCTCCACAACACGGCCATGTCGGTCTCCTCGGTTGTCCCGCCGAGACCTCACACTGCAcgtgatgtcacttcctctgcACATTTCAGCCAGCTGACGGCCGGCCCGACTGCGGGGCTGCTGGATTCTGTTGGGTGTGTGCGTCTCAATCGGCTGCCAttacaaacaaatgtttgccAAGTCACAGAGGCGCCGCACACAGTTCATATTATGCACATGTGCTGTGGCTGATGTATTCCAAACATTGCATGCGTCATTTGAATCCTGTTCTCCCCCCtatgatatttcttttttttgcacgtgAATACAGTTGTTAACTTTAATACAGAAGAGGCCGGGACACGCAGCTGTCccacaaaaaaactaagaaaaagtGCTTGTTGACGTCACTTCTACAGGCCACGTTTGTATTTTGTGAGCTAAGAGAAACAGATTTATCATAATTTCCCCCTCTCTACTTGTTATCATGATACAGTACCAATTCAAGTTTGATTTGGCAGAACAGTAAAGCATAGCGGTGTTGAACTGTTTTCGCTCAGCAAGGGGATACATGTTTAGTGCTCCGTGAAGAACCTCCACAGCTGCAAATGTGAGCATTAAATGCATTATTATCACATAATGATTTGGGGCcaactctgttgttgttttaattggaGACCTGTTGTTTGGAAATAATTTCACTCATGACAAAGTTAAGCTCAGGTCAAAAGTCTACTGTATCTTTGAAGAAGGATAAACCAATACGACCTCTCATCTCCACCCAGTCTCTCTGCCTGGCGAATGAGACCTTGAGTTGTGATGCTTCCACCGACTGAAACCTGACGCCTGTAATCTCTGGGAGCAGAAACAGTCCTGCGAGTTCAACGGCCTTTGACGCAAGTCCACCATCTAAACATGACATTTCAATGTTAGTTTAAAAGCTGCGGTTACTCCCCTTGCTGTGATTCTCAGCTCAGCGCAGCGCCAGAATCCACTGCCTCAACCAATCTGGTGGCACGAAGGAGTGAATCAAAGCACTGTTCTCATTGTAGAGGCGTTATAATTTAGTAGAAGCAACTaagtaaagtgaaaaaagtgaCAGTGCAAACCGCAGTTTATGGCTCTGTAGTAGTCTCTCGTgatagtgagtgtgtgtgtgtgtgtgtgtgtgtttgagtgagtgagtgtgtgtgtgtgtgtgtgtttgagtgtgtgtgtgtgtgtgtgtgtgtgagtgtgtgtttgagtgagtgtttgtgtgggtgtgtgtgtgtgtgtgtgtgttttgagtgagtgtgtgtgtgtgtgtgtgtgtgtgtgtgtgtgtgtgtgttttgagtgagtgtgtgtgtgttttgagtgagtgtgtgtgtgtgtgtgtgtgtgtgtgtgtgtgtgtgtgtgtgtgtgttttgagtgagtgagtgtgtgtgtgtgtgtgtgtgtgtgtgtgtgtgtgtgtgtgtgtgtgtgtgttttgagtgagtgtgtgttggcctgggctctgctgctctgtgtgtggtccccgttctgtttttttcctcctctgactcaCTCTGGCGGCCATGttgctttgggttttttaaGGAGgcccggacacacacacacacacacacacacacacacacacacacacacacagatagaggaGGGAGCCGCGTTAACCCAGTTTTACTCTCGGAACACCAGGGGAGAAACAAAGCATCTGCAGCCGTGCAAATACCACAAGTGCACTGCCCATTTAATGTGATCACAACGGCACCGTGTCAGAGATTGGACCTGTCGGGAACCTATTTTCACTGGTTTCCTCCTggcattttcaaaatgccaATCATAAAAATGTGATGTTCATGAAATAATGTGACTTGCGTTCTTTTGCCTGTTTGCATTTTATGTTTAGCTTCATGTTAAACATTCCTGCAGCCAGTCACCTTAACCAGGCGAGAGGAAGCCCAGTCCATTATGAGGGTCCCTAAGGAAACTGGTTCAGTGAAGTTTTGACTTATTTACTGTGTTGCTTCACTCCCTCCGTCCCACACACAGTATGGACATGCACGATACTGGCATGTGAACAGGTAACAGCTACTCACAAACTTCATGTAAAACTTCATACAATTCATATTGCATCATTGTTACTAAACGCTGAAATCATGCAGTAGTTTATCTTAACAACAGCCTATATACAATAGAACATGgatttataaatgtaaaaaaaggaaataatccaacatattttatatgtattGTGTGTACTATTCATACAGTACTCATTTAATTTATATGTAATGCACATATGGCTGCCACAACAACAGTACAATATTCCTGGATTTCTTTTGCACGAATGGTTGTATAACTCATTTATACTGCCTACTCTAAAGTATTATACAGTGTACTTTTCTTcgtgttttctcttttatttaaattttcagTTATTTCATTCGAATGCTCATTTCTCTGTTTGCTTACCTCTTGTCAATTGTGAACAAAACAGAACCAAAGGTAAATGAGATCAAATAGaaatatcatatataataaCAAATACTATAGATAATAACAACTAATCCtgctattaataataatacaactaTTTTGAGTgctcatacatttttaatatattcattATTGCTGAATTATAGCTTCAGAATGTTGTTTTGGTGGATCAATGATTTGTCGTTAGGTGTGAGGACCACCTGGGGTCTTCAAGGggtttaaaggaaaaagaagacaggTCAGTGAACGCAACACTGAGGACAAGCACTGCAACAACAAGCATCTCCTCAGGCGGGACAGAACCTTTCAGATGGGTATggttgtttttggggggggggtcccgaGGATGAGACACTGCCATTAGACACATTCTTCCCCTTGCAGAgggggatgggaggggaggtTCAGTTGCTCTGGCTCTCCCCGGCCATGTGCATACCAGAGACATAAAGAGCAACAGCCAGGcgcagagctgcagctcagaggaaCTCGACCGGGCACCACAGACCTCTCATCGGACACCGGAGAGGGGTCACTCCTCGGGACACGCAGAGAGATGTAGGACAAACTTATCatctttactttattttttctgcctacacaaaagaagaagaagggggtgggtgggtggggtggggggggcttgGCTGTGGAGAAAAGGGGGTGGCGCATCCGAGCCACAGATCCTGTTACAGGGatccagactttttttttttcatggcaagTTTTTTcggaggtggggggagggttGACTctacaactttttctttttttgttcttcccctAAACGCTTCAAATGAAAACTTCATAACGTTAAAGTTCCTCATCCCTCCTTTCCACACCTGAGCGCACTCTttctgtgcgcgtgcgtgcgcgcgcgcgcgcgcgtggaGCAGTTTGGATAATGAGCGGATCCAGGAGGCTCCAGCGAGGATCGGACCAGAGGAGCAGCATCGAGGAGAAGTTGGGGAGGGCTGCGAGCGAACTTTGAAGCCGATTGTCCTCAGCATGCCGCGTCTGGGAGCGAATTCACAATCTAATGACGAAAGCATCCGCTCCGGATCTGTCCGGGGAACGGATCACTGAGCCTCgcgaacacagagacagaacccattcccctcctcccctgcgcGGTTGACTCTCTGTCCGTGCCCAAGATGTCTTCCCACGGCCGGGGCCCCATTGTTGGATTGTGCTGGATGCTGTGCGTCGCGGCTGCCTTGCTCGCGGGCTCCGCGGCAGCGATGTCTCCCAACGGGACCGTGCTCGAGGAGCACTGCCGGAAAACGACGACCTGCGAGGCTCTGAAGTACAACACATGCCTGGGGTCGCCTTTGCCCTACACGCACACTTCTCTGATGCTGGCGGAGGACTCCAGCACCCAGGAGGAGGCTTTCGAGAAGTTGGCCATGTGGTCTGGTAAGATGCTGCGAGCTCAGTGGAGCACCGAACGCGATGTCGTATCAAAGTTATGAGTTATGATCAGCCTGTGATCTACTAAGACAACTGTAGGACcgcagggggaaaaatgatAAATCCCAGAGTGCATCAAGTACACTCTACATGGTTAACATATTCTGAAAGTGACCATCATTTGACTATAAATGAAGTATTGATTGGCATTAACACCCTTGAGAAGTAGAATGGGAATCCTGCAATGGAAGTAgaatctgaagaaaaaagaaaagaagttgaCTTCCAGGCTTTTATATTGTAGTAATCACATATTAGATAAATAGAAATGAACAGTGGGATTCGTTTGATGAACGACCCAGCACACAGACAAGCACCCGGCATTAATAGTGTTGCCTTCATGTGATAATAATGTTAATTGGCTTGACAATGAGCTGTGATGAGAAGTCTCAAGTACCTGAGGGGGGTGAGAGCCTCGGCAGGAAATGAAGGGTTAAAAGCCATTAAAGGAAACAAGAGCAGTCACTCAGAGGTGTTAGTGAGGAAACAATAGACGAGTCCCGCCAGTAAAAAGGTTCTCAGATATTCTGCAAGAGGACTTTCACCTTCAGGAGATTTTCCCTAATGACCTGTCACTGCCTGGCAGCTGTCTCTGACAGACATGTGTGTTGTTGAATGTGGTCCCGTCTCTGACTGTGCCTGTCATGTGTCATGCAGACTAGTCATTGCTgtgcaagaaagcaaattaCCAAATCGCAATTGCTCTCTGATGTTGAAGTCCGCCTTGTCTGCGTCAGGTGCTGCTGGATACATTGTCCCAGTTTGATCCTCAGGGATGCCAAATTTTATTATCAACATATAAACGTTTGCACAGATCACGCATTTATATTAGGAATAGAGTTGAAACTATAGCAGTAGAGAGTTCTTCACAGTTGATTTATCCCCATTAAGTCATTCGTTCACTGGTTCCAGCTTTTTCATTGTGACGATTTTCTGCTTTCCTTTGTTTGAAATCATTGTAAATCCAATATCCTAAGGTTTTCGACTGTTATATGGATAAAGAGGACTTTTTACAAGGTCACATCTGGGAAATtgttcccctctttttttccagcagacCAGCTGATAAAGAAACGGAGCTGGTGTGTTGTTGCACATCTCTCACGTCTCACTTGTCTTTTACATCCCAGGTTTGAGGAACGCTCCGCGCTGTTGGTCGGTCATCCAGCCGCTGCTCTGCGGCATCTACATGCCCAAATGTGAGAACGGTCGGGTGGAGCTGCCCAGCCAGACCCTGTGTCTGTCCACGCGTCGGCCGTGCAGCATCGTGGACCAGGAGAGAGGCTGGCCCGGCTTCCTCAAGTGTGACAAGTTCCCCGTGGGATGTTCGGTACGCCCTCATTGTGATGTGTTACTTTACTGAACTCTGGAGGCAAAAGTCTCTTTTCcactgcaggtcagaggtcagggtcagctAGAGCGCAGCGACCTTGCACTGCTACTCTGTTAGTGATGAACTGTGGATTGACTATTTAGTCCACCGTCATGGAACCGAATGTTCTGTGTCCGGAAGATTCAGACCAGCAC
This region of Scophthalmus maximus strain ysfricsl-2021 chromosome 12, ASM2237912v1, whole genome shotgun sequence genomic DNA includes:
- the tspan33a gene encoding tetraspanin-33 isoform X1, with protein sequence MGGRRRGTPENDEDYSFVSAVVKYLLFLFNFLFWIIALVMVSIGVYARMMKHAEAALACLAVDPAIMLMVVGVLMFIITFCGCVGSLRENICLLQTFCVSLTVIFLLQLVAGILGFVFSDTARGKVTEMINNAIVHYRDDIDLQNLIDFGQMEFGCCGGVTYTDWSQNMYFNCKEDNPSRERCSVPFSCCIISKDKEVINTMCGQGVQDLEYLKAGEHIYTNGCIDKLVNWIHSNMFLLGGIALGLAIPQLVGILLSQILINQIKDQIELQNYNLKHRSDPWS
- the tspan33a gene encoding tetraspanin-33 isoform X2, producing the protein MVSIGVYARMMKHAEAALACLAVDPAIMLMVVGVLMFIITFCGCVGSLRENICLLQTFCVSLTVIFLLQLVAGILGFVFSDTARGKVTEMINNAIVHYRDDIDLQNLIDFGQMEFGCCGGVTYTDWSQNMYFNCKEDNPSRERCSVPFSCCIISKDKEVINTMCGQGVQDLEYLKAGEHIYTNGCIDKLVNWIHSNMFLLGGIALGLAIPQLVGILLSQILINQIKDQIELQNYNLKHRSDPWS